The genomic interval AACGCCGGACCTGGAAGTTCTCGACAGAGAACTCCGCCTCGTCATTCGCCGAGTATGTCATCTCCGACTTTCTGTTTGGAAAGCGAGACGGCTCCACGATGCTGGATGTTGCATCGTTAAAGGAATACGACATCTTGGAGAAATGGACCGAGGATGAATGGCGTACTTTCATTAAGAAATGGATCGCCGATGCCCCTCATGTCACTATCTTGGGCGTTCCGTCCAAGAAGATGTCTGAGAAACTGAAaaaggacgaggaagccCGTGTTGCTGCGCAGAAGCAACGCTTTGGTGACAATGGTCTCAAGGAGCTTGCGGACAAGCTCGAGAAGGCAAAGGCCCAGAACGACAAAGAGATTCCGAAGGAGTTGCTAGAGGCGTTCCGCATACCCGGAACCGAGTCGATTCATTTTACGGAGACCACGACCGCCCGATCCGGCGCTGCTTTGAAGGCTGGACACCCTGGCCACAAGATCCAAAAGCTCGTTGATGCGGACGAGTCGGGCCTTCCGCTCTTTATCCACTTCGAGCACATCCGCAGCAGCTTTGTGCAGCTGTCGGTTCTCATCTCGGCCAAATCTGTGCCAGTTCAACTCCGACCTTTGTTGGCGGTCTACACCGAAGCTTTCTTCAGCATCCCCATTCAGCGCGATGGCAAAACGATCGACTTCGAAGAAGTCATCGTGGAACTGGAGCGAGATACCGTCGGATATGGAATGGAGGGTGCCCGCAGCCTTGGAAACTCAGAGATGCTACGCGTTTCCTTCCAGGTGGAACTGGAGAAGTACAACACTGCCATCGCCTGGATCCAGGAACTGTGCTGGAACTCGATCTTCGACGTGGAACGCCTGCGTGCCATCACCACCCGCCTCCTGGCCGATGTGCCCGACTCCAAGCGCAGCGGCGACGACATGCTCGCTGCCGTGCACGTCATGGTTCACTACGGCGAAGAGTCCATCGTCCGAGCCCGGTCTACCTTGGTCAAGGCACGTTATCTCAAGCGTGTCAAGCGCCTGCTCGCCGAGCAGCCCGATTCGATTGTGAGCCGCATGGAGGAGATCCGCAAGTCTCTTTTCCAACCCGGGAACGTGAGGGTGGTTGTGATCGCCGACCTCGAGAAGCTCCCTCGCCCCGTCTCCTCGTGGAAGCCATTCGCCGACCGTCTGGGAACCAGCACCACCCTGCAGCCCATTACCAACCGCCGCGCCTTGCTTAGCGATGCCGGCAAGCAGATCGGCGGCGAGTCGTACATCGTCCCCATGCCGACAGTGGACTCGTCCTACCTCTACGCCACAGGCCGCGGCCTCGACTCCTACGATCACCCAAAGCTGCCGGCGCTGCTCGTCGCAATTGCCTACATGAACGCCGTCGAGGGTCCCCTCTGGGTCGCCGTGCGCGGCACCGGTCTGGCCTACGGCACCAACTTCGCGTACAACATCGACACGGGCTTTGTAAATTTTGACGTGTTCCGCTCTCCAAACGCTTATAAGGCGTTCGAGTCCAGTAAACACCTCATCGAGAACCATCTGTCCGGCGCTACGCCCTTTGACCCGCTGATGCTGGAGGGTGCTATCAGCAGTATTGTGGTCAGCTTCGCCAATGAGCAGACAACCGCTGCCAGCGCTGCACAGGGCAGTTTCATTCGCCAGGTCGTGCGCAATCTGCCCGCTGATTACAAGGAGCGAATGCTCAAGAAGGTGCGCGATATCAGTGTCGACGAGGTGAAAGATGCTTTGCGGGAGCTTATTTTGCCGCTATTTGCGCCGAGTACTGCTAATGTGGTTGTGACCTGTGGCACGGTCTTGGAGGAGGTGAGCTTTCTCCCATTTATTTTTCGTTGCGGATTTAAGTACTGACTGTTTTCTCAATAGACTATCAAGAAGAGCTTTGAAGCCTCTGGGTTCACACCCAAggtccagctcctcaaggACTTCGAGGATGACTATGGCCTCAAgctggatggtgatgaagaagaagatgatgatgatgacgacgaggatgatgaggaaagTGGTTCGGAGGAgagtgatgaggatgatgatgagtGATGCGGTCTCGACTCTGGGTACTTGAGGAATCTGTATACAACGCAGTTCCGTACATACATATAAAACATTGATGAGCGAGCGTTGTGGTGGAAGAGAATAGGCAATTATTCACCACCCTTCGTATTAGACCTTGAactcggagaagaaaaagaaaaggccaagatCCAGATATTGGATTGTTTCTTCAATAAACTCCAGGATATGATACACGTCCACAGGGACAATCGATCCCCCCAAAAGGTAAAGGTACAGTCCACCACAGAAAACCATGacaaaagacaaagaaaacCCCTCTATTTCACCTTTATTTCCAACTCTccttttttgtctctctctttctctcttccttctaAAACATACATGCACAATCTCCTCAACAAATCCTCCACACCCGCATGCCCaaccctccctccttctttctaTACACAACTCTCAATCTACCAACTCATattcttcctccccttcaGCCTCCGGCGCTGGATAATCTTCCGCCCGTTCTTGGTCTTCGACCGCGACAGGAACCCGTGCCGTCGCTTCTGCACCCGGCGCGAGGGATTGTAGGTAGAACGGCGCACGCCGAGGGTGGGCGTTGAGGAGAAAGCGCGGGATTGGGATTGGAGAAGCGATGTCACTGGTGATAGTGACAAGGATGAAGAAACGGCTGGGATTGCTGTGGATGGGAGTCGGGAAGACAGAAtgcggctgctggcgctggtctgtggtggtggctgcagcaggcgggttggggttgagaagagggttgaggagaaggagcgaGATGGAATCATTGGGGTGATTGGTGAGGTTTGAGATGCGCCTTGAGGGGTCCTGTGGTGGGTGTGTTagcgggtggtggtggtggtttaTGTGATGGATACGTTTGAAGTGACGGTGTTGAGTGTAAACATACCTGTTCAATGGACGGGCAGGCATTGAGGGCCGGACCGAGGGCAGGGCCCTGCAGCGGAGGCAGAGCATGGTGGGAGAGATTGGGTGTGGTGGGTTGTGACGGTGAGAGGAGTGTCGGATGTCGAGGTGAAGGAGACACGAGAGGCCGACGGGGAGAAATCAGTGCTTCTTGCCCCATCGGGACTAGCGTCAGTggaaactttttttttggtcgCGCATTCATTTACTCTGTCTACACTTCTTCACTTCCACCTTCTCTGCCTACAATCTCTCCAATCTTCTCGGGGAACAATACCACCCAACCACAATGGCAACCCATGGCCCATCCCCCCTCCCGCCAACAACGGTGCACAACACCCGCGCCATCCCCCAATCCGCCGCGGCGGACTTCCTCGCAGCGTACCTAGACCGCGCAACAACCGACCCAGCCCTGCAGCCAAATGCCAGCATCAGCGAGCACGGGCCCGTCTCGCGCACAACGGCCGCAGCGCCGAACCTAATCCTGCACAACTTGAAGCGCGTGCAAGCCGGGCTGGCAGGCGAGATCCTAGGCCGGGATTTGACGGTTGCGAAACAGAATCCTGGCGAGGAGTACCTGGATATTGCGGCGGGAGCGGTggatccagcagctgcagctgcagctgcacaacagaaagaaggaggaaatggggaggaggagcaggatTTGACGTGGGAGGAGCCGGCTATGGagacggaggcggaggcgTTTGCGGAGCAGGAGGCGAGGCAGGATGTTGTTGAtaaggaggagaggaagaggaggaagaaggagcggAGAActctggagaagaaggccaaggcgggTAACTAAGGGtgttgtcttgtcttgtcttgtcttgtcttgtgtGTCTATCTATATCTGATCTGGTCTGGAGGCGTTGTTGCATTGGGTcggcgttttttttttgtctaTAGATTGATTGGTTGACAGGGACGTCTTCCTTCGTCTTTATCCTGAATATAAAGAAGCATTTATTCCATTGGAAACACAATCAAGTCAAATCATCTAAAGCATTGACTGCCGATTGGATGGAATCCGTCTGATAGTCTAGTTTGCATAAGCAGCCCAGATACGTTGCTTCCCACCCCAGATAAACCAATCCACTCTATATCATCAGCAACCGCCGTTTGACGGtcatgaaaaaaaaaaaaaaaagtagaAAACCCCCCAAACTACAGCTCCCGATCAGCCGCCTTAACGGGCTTCTCgctgtcttcctccttccgGCCCGTGACATTGCCGCCCTTCCAGCCCAGCGCGCCGAGACGCTCCGTGAGGATGGGGTGCGAATAGTGGTAGCTGGCATACATCCAGTCGGCGTCCATGGTGCTCAGGTTCTGAATCTGGAGCTTGAGGAGCGACGCGGCGAGCTCCTTCTTGTAGCCGAGATTCTGGGCGAATTCGTCTACAACATGTCAGTACATATGATGAGGGATGTAGAGATAATAAACATACCAGCTTCGAATTCGAACTTGCGGCTCAGAATGTTCATCAACAGCTTGACGACGGCGTCCATGGGTGCCAGAGCGTCAGAGAACAGCAGGAATCCAATCATGATGGGCTGCTCCTTGACAAAGCCAAAGGATTGGTACAGGGACTTGTTGTTGACGAACACGGAGAAGAGCGCGAAGATGTAGAACATGTGGAACTGCGCAATACCAAAGAGCTTGGTGGTGTGGCTCAGAC from Penicillium psychrofluorescens genome assembly, chromosome: 5 carries:
- a CDS encoding uncharacterized protein (ID:PFLUO_008068-T1.cds;~source:funannotate) — protein: MSPSVKNSHFKLLQQFKPDYSPSEFTQYESQRTGMRVVVIDQEGPKVNGYFVLATEIHDDSGAPHTLEHLCFMGSRSYRYKGFLDKLATRVYSNTNAWTATDHTAYTLDTAGWEGFSRILPVYLEHVIAPTLTDEGCYTEVHHIDGTGNDAGVVYSEMQGVQNNAAELIDLTARRLTYPEGVGFRYETGGMMEQLRVLTADRIREFHREMYQPKNLCLIITGEVDRENMLEILDKFEDTILDVIPSPDSPFTRPWVDSKQAPMLEKSIIKTVEFPEEDESSGEIEIRLLGPDCTDPVQTGAVNVALLYLAGSSASLLENIIVEKEQLASAVYYATEDHPNMEIRFTLTSVETEKLAQVEKRFFEILNDAMSKKLDMKYLKECLDRQRRTWKFSTENSASSFAEYVISDFLFGKRDGSTMLDVASLKEYDILEKWTEDEWRTFIKKWIADAPHVTILGVPSKKMSEKLKKDEEARVAAQKQRFGDNGLKELADKLEKAKAQNDKEIPKELLEAFRIPGTESIHFTETTTARSGAALKAGHPGHKIQKLVDADESGLPLFIHFEHIRSSFVQLSVLISAKSVPVQLRPLLAVYTEAFFSIPIQRDGKTIDFEEVIVELERDTVGYGMEGARSLGNSEMLRVSFQVELEKYNTAIAWIQELCWNSIFDVERLRAITTRLLADVPDSKRSGDDMLAAVHVMVHYGEESIVRARSTLVKARYLKRVKRLLAEQPDSIVSRMEEIRKSLFQPGNVRVVVIADLEKLPRPVSSWKPFADRLGTSTTLQPITNRRALLSDAGKQIGGESYIVPMPTVDSSYLYATGRGLDSYDHPKLPALLVAIAYMNAVEGPLWVAVRGTGLAYGTNFAYNIDTGFVNFDVFRSPNAYKAFESSKHLIENHLSGATPFDPLMLEGAISSIVVSFANEQTTAASAAQGSFIRQVVRNLPADYKERMLKKVRDISVDEVKDALRELILPLFAPSTANVVVTCGTVLEETIKKSFEASGFTPKVQLLKDFEDDYGLKLDGDEEEDDDDDDEDDEESGSEESDEDDDE
- a CDS encoding uncharacterized protein (ID:PFLUO_008069-T1.cds;~source:funannotate) — protein: MATHGPSPLPPTTVHNTRAIPQSAAADFLAAYLDRATTDPALQPNASISEHGPVSRTTAAAPNLILHNLKRVQAGLAGEILGRDLTVAKQNPGEEYLDIAAGAVDPAAAAAAAQQKEGGNGEEEQDLTWEEPAMETEAEAFAEQEARQDVVDKEERKRRKKERRTLEKKAKAGN